A genomic window from Helicobacter pylori includes:
- the bioD gene encoding dethiobiotin synthase: MLFISATNTNAGKTTCARLLAQYCNTCGIKTILLKPIETGVNDAINHSSDAHLFLQDNRLLDSSLTLKDISFYRYHKASAPLIAQQEEDPNAPIDTNHLIQRIHHFTKTYDLVIVEGAGGLCVPITLEENMLDLALRLKAKTLLISHDNLGLINDCLLNDFLLKSHKLDYQIAINLRENNTAFYSISLPYIELFNERSNNPIAIFQKSLKELMSFALK, translated from the coding sequence ATGCTCTTTATCAGTGCGACTAACACCAACGCCGGCAAAACCACTTGCGCTAGGCTATTAGCCCAATATTGCAATACTTGTGGCATTAAAACGATTTTGTTAAAACCCATTGAAACCGGCGTCAATGATGCAATCAATCATTCTAGCGATGCGCATTTGTTCTTGCAAGATAACCGCCTTTTAGACAGCTCTTTAACCTTAAAAGACATTTCATTCTATCGTTATCACAAAGCTTCAGCCCCCCTCATCGCCCAACAAGAAGAAGATCCAAACGCCCCTATTGACACCAATCATTTAATCCAACGCATCCACCATTTCACCAAAACTTACGATTTAGTCATCGTTGAAGGGGCTGGAGGGTTATGCGTGCCTATCACTTTAGAAGAAAACATGCTGGATTTAGCCTTGAGATTAAAAGCCAAAACGCTTTTGATTAGCCATGACAATTTGGGTTTAATCAACGATTGTTTGTTGAATGACTTTTTATTGAAATCCCACAAACTAGATTATCAAATCGCTATCAATTTAAGAGAAAACAACACCGCTTTTTACAGCATCAGTTTGCCTTATATTGAGCTTTTTAATGAGCGTTCCAATAACCCCATTGCGATTTTTCAAAAAAGTTTGAAAGAATTAATGAGCTTTGCCCTTAAATAA
- a CDS encoding DUF1523 family protein: MIKFVRNVVLFILTAIFLVLMLVASYCMPHYSVAVISGVEVKRMNENENTPNKETKTLARDVYFVQTYDPKDQKSVTVYRNEDTRFGFPYYFKFNSADISALAQSLVNQQVEVQYYGWRINLFNMFPNVIFIKPLKESAEVSKPIFSWILYALLLGGYFISVRSVRSLFKGKAH, encoded by the coding sequence TTGATAAAATTTGTGCGTAATGTGGTTTTGTTCATTTTAACAGCGATCTTTTTAGTGCTCATGCTCGTGGCAAGCTATTGCATGCCTCATTATAGCGTGGCTGTCATTAGTGGGGTGGAAGTCAAAAGAATGAATGAAAATGAAAACACGCCCAATAAGGAAACAAAAACCCTTGCTAGAGATGTCTATTTTGTGCAAACTTACGACCCTAAGGATCAAAAAAGCGTGACCGTTTATCGTAACGAAGACACGCGCTTTGGCTTCCCTTACTATTTTAAGTTTAATTCGGCTGATATTTCGGCTCTCGCTCAAAGTTTAGTCAACCAACAAGTGGAAGTGCAATACTATGGCTGGCGGATCAATTTGTTTAACATGTTCCCTAATGTGATTTTTATAAAGCCCTTAAAAGAGAGCGCTGAAGTGTCAAAACCCATTTTTAGCTGGATTTTATACGCTTTATTGCTTGGGGGGTATTTTATCAGCGTGCGATCGGTTCGCTCTTTATTTAAGGGCAAAGCTCATTAA
- a CDS encoding ATP-dependent Clp protease adaptor ClpS, protein MKIYKIPTPTMSQVIMLNDSITTAEFVISALRDFFDKPLKEAQELMLNIHRDGEGVCGVYPYDIARYRAACVKDKARALNFPLRLLVEEIR, encoded by the coding sequence ATGAAAATCTATAAAATACCCACCCCCACCATGTCGCAAGTGATCATGCTCAATGACTCTATCACGACAGCGGAATTTGTGATCTCTGCTTTAAGGGATTTTTTTGACAAGCCTTTGAAGGAGGCTCAAGAACTCATGCTAAATATCCATCGTGATGGCGAGGGGGTTTGTGGCGTCTATCCTTATGATATTGCCAGGTATAGGGCAGCATGCGTGAAAGACAAGGCTAGAGCGTTAAATTTCCCTTTAAGATTATTGGTAGAAGAGATAAGATGA
- a CDS encoding universal stress protein, with amino-acid sequence MNILFGISDTQECYNAIKFAVKLAHSLKEVRFTLLHVSMEVFIYSESGMMDYGQTEALEEEKAKALLKQFEEAFKKENIECESVLKSGDLIDVVLDMAKDYDLLLIGASESNLLYRLFISHQNSLVEQSSIPVVIAK; translated from the coding sequence ATGAATATTTTATTTGGAATTAGCGACACGCAAGAATGTTATAACGCTATTAAATTCGCTGTCAAATTAGCCCATTCGCTTAAAGAGGTTCGTTTTACCCTATTGCATGTGAGCATGGAAGTGTTTATTTATAGCGAAAGCGGGATGATGGATTATGGCCAAACAGAAGCCTTAGAAGAAGAAAAAGCTAAGGCTTTGTTAAAACAATTTGAAGAGGCTTTCAAAAAGGAAAATATAGAATGCGAGAGCGTTCTAAAAAGCGGTGATTTGATTGATGTGGTCTTGGATATGGCAAAAGATTATGATTTGTTGTTGATCGGGGCGAGCGAATCTAATTTGTTGTATCGTTTGTTCATTTCACACCAAAATAGCTTGGTTGAGCAGTCCAGTATCCCTGTAGTGATCGCTAAATAA
- a CDS encoding citrate synthase has protein sequence MSVTLINNENNERYEFETIKCTRGPKAVDFSKLFETTGLFSYDPGYSSTAGCQSTISYIDGKQGELYYRGHKIEDLVANYEYVDVCRLLLTGELPKNKDESLEFELELRHRSFVHESLLNMFSAFPSNAHPMAKLSSGVSILSTLYSTHQNMHTEEDYQTMARRIVAKIPTLAAICYRNEVGAPIIYPDIARSYVENILFMLRGYPYSRLKHTTQGEVGITPLEVEAFDKILTLHADHGQNASSTTVRNVASTGVHPYAAISAGISALWGHLHGGANEKVLIQLEEIGDVKNVDKYIARVKDKNDSFKLMGFGHRVYKSYDPRAKILKGLKDELHKKGVKMDERLSEIAAKVEEIALKDEYFIERNLYPNVDFYSGTILRALKIPVRFFTPVFVIGRTVGWCAQLLEHIKSPQARITRPRQVYVGK, from the coding sequence ATGTCTGTTACTTTAATCAACAATGAAAACAATGAACGCTATGAATTTGAAACCATTAAATGCACTCGTGGGCCTAAAGCGGTGGATTTTTCCAAACTTTTTGAAACGACCGGGCTTTTTTCTTACGACCCAGGGTATTCTTCCACTGCCGGCTGCCAATCCACCATTAGCTACATTGATGGCAAACAAGGCGAATTGTATTATAGAGGGCATAAAATAGAAGATCTCGTCGCTAACTACGAATATGTAGATGTGTGCAGACTCTTACTCACAGGAGAACTACCCAAAAATAAAGATGAAAGCTTAGAATTTGAACTGGAATTACGCCACAGAAGTTTTGTGCATGAAAGCTTACTCAACATGTTTTCAGCTTTCCCTAGCAACGCCCACCCTATGGCGAAACTCTCTAGCGGTGTGTCTATTTTATCCACCCTTTATTCCACGCACCAAAACATGCACACTGAAGAAGATTACCAAACCATGGCCAGAAGAATTGTCGCTAAAATCCCCACGCTTGCGGCTATTTGCTATCGTAATGAAGTGGGAGCGCCTATCATTTATCCGGATATCGCGCGTTCTTATGTGGAAAATATCCTTTTCATGCTGAGAGGTTATCCTTATAGCCGCTTGAAACACACCACTCAAGGCGAAGTGGGAATCACGCCCCTAGAAGTGGAAGCCTTTGATAAAATCTTAACCCTACACGCTGATCATGGGCAAAACGCCTCTTCTACCACAGTAAGGAATGTCGCTAGCACCGGCGTGCATCCTTATGCAGCCATTAGCGCGGGCATTAGCGCTTTATGGGGGCATTTGCATGGCGGAGCGAATGAAAAAGTGCTTATCCAATTAGAAGAAATTGGCGATGTGAAAAATGTGGATAAATACATCGCGCGAGTGAAAGACAAAAACGATAGCTTCAAGCTCATGGGCTTTGGGCATAGGGTGTATAAGAGTTACGATCCGCGCGCTAAAATCCTCAAAGGCTTGAAAGACGAATTGCATAAAAAGGGCGTTAAAATGGACGAACGCTTGAGCGAAATCGCTGCAAAAGTGGAAGAAATCGCTCTGAAAGATGAGTATTTCATTGAAAGGAATCTCTACCCTAATGTGGATTTTTACTCCGGCACCATTTTAAGGGCTTTAAAAATCCCGGTGCGTTTTTTCACACCGGTTTTTGTCATCGGTAGGACCGTGGGCTGGTGTGCACAACTTTTAGAACATATCAAAAGCCCGCAAGCCAGGATCACGCGTCCAAGACAAGTCTATGTAGGGAAATGA
- the icd gene encoding isocitrate dehydrogenase (NADP(+)) yields MAYNPKILQKPKEGEEITIKGGKLHVPNHPIIPFIEGDGIGSDITPAMIKVVDSAVQKAYKGEKKIAWYEVFVGEKCYQKFKDHKELSPEEQWLLPDTIEAINHYKVSIKGPLTTPIGEGFRSLNVALRQKMDLYVCLRPVRWYGSPSPVKEPEKVDMVIFRENSEDIYAGIEWQEGSAEAKKLIHFLQNELKVKKIRFPESSGIGVKPISKEGTERLVRKAIEYAIDNDKPSVTFVHKGNIMKYTEGAFMKWGYALAQKEFNAQVIDKGPWCSLKNPKTGKEIIIKDMIADAFLQQILLRPSEYSVIATMNLNGDYISDALAAMVGGIGIAPGANLNDTVGMFEATHGTAPKYAGLDKVNPGSIILSAEMMLRHMGWVEAADLIVSAMEKAIKSKKVTYDFARLMDGAKEVKCSEFASVMIDHM; encoded by the coding sequence ATGGCTTACAACCCTAAAATTTTACAAAAACCTAAAGAGGGCGAAGAAATTACGATTAAAGGGGGGAAATTGCATGTGCCAAACCACCCTATTATCCCTTTTATTGAAGGCGATGGCATTGGATCAGATATTACCCCAGCGATGATTAAAGTGGTGGATAGCGCGGTTCAAAAAGCTTACAAAGGCGAGAAAAAAATCGCATGGTATGAAGTGTTTGTGGGCGAAAAATGCTATCAAAAATTTAAAGATCACAAGGAATTAAGCCCCGAAGAGCAATGGCTTTTACCGGACACTATTGAAGCGATCAACCACTATAAAGTCTCCATTAAAGGGCCTTTGACCACGCCTATTGGTGAGGGGTTTAGATCGTTAAATGTAGCGTTACGCCAAAAAATGGATTTGTATGTGTGCTTGAGGCCGGTAAGGTGGTACGGGAGTCCAAGCCCAGTTAAAGAGCCAGAAAAAGTGGATATGGTGATCTTTAGAGAAAATTCCGAAGACATTTATGCGGGCATTGAATGGCAAGAAGGCAGCGCGGAAGCGAAAAAACTCATCCATTTTTTACAAAACGAGTTAAAGGTTAAAAAAATCCGTTTCCCTGAAAGCAGCGGCATAGGGGTAAAACCCATTAGTAAAGAAGGCACAGAAAGGTTGGTGAGGAAAGCGATTGAATACGCTATTGATAACGACAAGCCAAGCGTAACTTTTGTGCATAAAGGTAACATCATGAAATACACCGAAGGGGCGTTCATGAAATGGGGCTATGCGCTCGCTCAAAAAGAATTTAACGCTCAAGTCATTGACAAAGGCCCATGGTGTTCTTTGAAAAACCCTAAAACCGGTAAAGAAATCATCATTAAAGACATGATCGCTGATGCGTTTTTGCAACAAATCCTTTTGCGCCCTAGCGAATACAGCGTCATTGCGACCATGAATTTAAACGGAGACTATATCTCTGATGCATTAGCGGCGATGGTGGGGGGCATTGGGATCGCTCCTGGGGCGAATCTTAACGACACAGTGGGCATGTTTGAAGCCACCCATGGCACCGCTCCTAAATACGCCGGGCTAGATAAAGTCAATCCGGGGTCTATTATTTTGAGTGCAGAAATGATGTTAAGGCATATGGGCTGGGTGGAAGCGGCTGATTTGATCGTTTCTGCGATGGAAAAAGCGATTAAGAGCAAGAAAGTTACTTATGATTTCGCTCGTTTGATGGATGGGGCTAAAGAAGTCAAATGCTCTGAGTTTGCTAGCGTGATGATCGATCACATGTAA